One genomic window of Cygnus olor isolate bCygOlo1 chromosome 3, bCygOlo1.pri.v2, whole genome shotgun sequence includes the following:
- the ADSS2 gene encoding adenylosuccinate synthetase isozyme 2 isoform X2 — protein MCDLVSDFDEFSERFKVLANQYKAIYPTLEIDIEGELKKLKAYMEKIKPMVRDGVYFMYEALHGPPKKILVEGANAALLDIDFGTYPFVTSSNCTVGGVCTGLGMPPQNVGEVYGVVKAYTTRVGIGAFPTEQNNEIGELLQMRGKEYGVTTGRKRRCGWLDLVLLRYAYMINGFTALALTKLDILDVFPEIKVGVAYKLDGEIIPHFPANQEVLNKVEVRYETLPGWDTDISNARTFDELPVNAQNYVRFIEMELGVPVKWIGVGKSRESMIQLF, from the exons ATGTGTGATcttgtttctgattttgatGAGTTTTCTGAGAG GTTTAAAGTGTTAGCCAATCAGTACAAAGCGATATATCCTACCTTAGAGATAGATATTGAAGGGGAATTGAAAAAGCTCAAG GcctacatggaaaaaataaaaccaatggTAAGAGATGGTGTCTATTTCATGTATGAAGCTTTACATGGACCACCAAAGAAGATCTTAGTAGAAGGTGCAAATGCAGCACTGCTGGACATAGATTTTG gcACGTATCCTTTCGTGACTTCATCAAACTGCACAGTTGGTGGTGTTTGCACAGGTCTGGGCATGCCACCACAGAACGTCGGGGAAGTGTATGGAGTTGTGAAAGCATATACAACTAGAGTTGGAATTGGTGCCTTTcctacagaacaaaataat GAAATTGGAGAACTGCTGCAAATGCGAGGTAAAGAGTATGGTGTTACCACTGGTAGAAAGAGAAGATGTGGCTGGCTGGACCTTGTGCTACTCCGATATGCCTACATGATTAATGGATTTACTGC ATTGGCTCTTACCAAATTGGATATCTTGGATGTATTTCCAGAAATCAAAGTTGGTGTTGCATACAAACTAGATGGTGAAATCATACCTCATTTTCCTG CCAACCAGGAAGTCTTAAATAAAGTAGAGGTTCGGTATGAGACACTCCCAGGATGGGATACAGACATATCAAATGCAAGGACATTCGATGAGCTGCCTGTAAATGCACAAAACTATGTTCGCTTTATAGAAATGGAATTGGGTGTTCCTG ttaAATGGATTGGAGTAGGGAAATCCAGGGAATCAATGATCCAGCTGTTTTAA
- the ADSS2 gene encoding adenylosuccinate synthetase isozyme 2 isoform X1: MAEQGAPAAAVPNGGGAARPPGNKVTVVLGAQWGDEGKGKVVDLLAQDADIVCRCQGGNNAGHTVVVDSVEYDFHLLPSGIINPKVTAFIGNGVVIHLPGLFEEAEKNLKKGKGLEGWEKRLIISDRAHIVFDFHQAADGIQEQQRQEQAGKNLGTTKKGIGPVYSSKAARSGLRMCDLVSDFDEFSERFKVLANQYKAIYPTLEIDIEGELKKLKAYMEKIKPMVRDGVYFMYEALHGPPKKILVEGANAALLDIDFGTYPFVTSSNCTVGGVCTGLGMPPQNVGEVYGVVKAYTTRVGIGAFPTEQNNEIGELLQMRGKEYGVTTGRKRRCGWLDLVLLRYAYMINGFTALALTKLDILDVFPEIKVGVAYKLDGEIIPHFPANQEVLNKVEVRYETLPGWDTDISNARTFDELPVNAQNYVRFIEMELGVPVKWIGVGKSRESMIQLF, encoded by the exons ATGGCGGAGCAGGGCGCCCCGGCGGCCGCCGTGCCCAACGGCGGGggcgccgcccggccccccgGCAACAAGGTGACGGTGGTGCTGGGCGCCCAGTGGGGCGACGAGGGCAAAGGCAAGGTGGTGGACCTGCTGGCGCAGGACGCCGACATCGTCTGCAGGTGCCAG ggaggcAATAATGCAGGGCATACAGTTGTTGTGGATTCTGTGGAGTATGACTTCCATCTTCTGCCAAGTGGGATCATCAATCCAAAAGTCACGGCATTCATTG gaaatggTGTTGTAATTCATTTGCCAGGGCTCTttgaagaagctgaaaaaaatttaaagaaaggaaaag GGCTAGAAGGCTGGGAAAAAAGACTAATAATTTCTGACAGGGCTCATATCG tatttgatTTCCACCAAGCTGCTGATGGCATCCAAGAACAACAAAGGCAAGAACAAGCAGGGAAGAA TTTGGGAACTACCAAAAAAGGAATTGGTCCAGTATATTCTTCAAAAGCAGCACGAAGTGGACTCAGGATGTGTGATcttgtttctgattttgatGAGTTTTCTGAGAG GTTTAAAGTGTTAGCCAATCAGTACAAAGCGATATATCCTACCTTAGAGATAGATATTGAAGGGGAATTGAAAAAGCTCAAG GcctacatggaaaaaataaaaccaatggTAAGAGATGGTGTCTATTTCATGTATGAAGCTTTACATGGACCACCAAAGAAGATCTTAGTAGAAGGTGCAAATGCAGCACTGCTGGACATAGATTTTG gcACGTATCCTTTCGTGACTTCATCAAACTGCACAGTTGGTGGTGTTTGCACAGGTCTGGGCATGCCACCACAGAACGTCGGGGAAGTGTATGGAGTTGTGAAAGCATATACAACTAGAGTTGGAATTGGTGCCTTTcctacagaacaaaataat GAAATTGGAGAACTGCTGCAAATGCGAGGTAAAGAGTATGGTGTTACCACTGGTAGAAAGAGAAGATGTGGCTGGCTGGACCTTGTGCTACTCCGATATGCCTACATGATTAATGGATTTACTGC ATTGGCTCTTACCAAATTGGATATCTTGGATGTATTTCCAGAAATCAAAGTTGGTGTTGCATACAAACTAGATGGTGAAATCATACCTCATTTTCCTG CCAACCAGGAAGTCTTAAATAAAGTAGAGGTTCGGTATGAGACACTCCCAGGATGGGATACAGACATATCAAATGCAAGGACATTCGATGAGCTGCCTGTAAATGCACAAAACTATGTTCGCTTTATAGAAATGGAATTGGGTGTTCCTG ttaAATGGATTGGAGTAGGGAAATCCAGGGAATCAATGATCCAGCTGTTTTAA